Proteins co-encoded in one Synechococcus elongatus PCC 6301 genomic window:
- a CDS encoding ATP-dependent Clp protease ATP-binding subunit, with the protein MFERFTEKAIKVIMLAQEEARRLGHNFVGTEQILLGLIGEGTGVAAKVLKSMGVNLKDARIEVEKIIGRGSGFVAAEIPFTPRAKRVLELSLEEARQLGHNYIGTEHLLLGLIREGEGVAARVLENLGVDLSKVRTQVIRMLGETAEVSTGGGQGRTKTPTLDEFGSNLTQQAADGKLDPVVGRQKEIERVIQILGRRTKNNPVLIGEPGVGKTAIAEGLAQRIATGDIPDILEDKRVVTLDIGLLVAGTKYRGEFEERLKKIMDEIRSAGDVILVIDEVHTLIGAGAAEGAIDAANILKPALARGELQCIGATTLDEYRKHIERDAALERRFQPVMVGEPSVDDTIEILRGLRERYEQHHKLKIADEALEAAAKLADRYISDRFLPDKAIDLIDEAGSRVRLMNSQLPPAAKELDKELRQVLKDKDDAVRSQDFDKAGELRDREMEIKTQIRSIAQSKKADGTSSTDDSPIVTEEDIAHIVASWTGVPVNKLTESESTKLLNMEETLHSRLIGQDEAVKAVSRAIRRARVGLKNPNRPIASFIFSGPTGVGKTELTKALAAYFFGSEEAMIRLDMSEYMERHTVSKLIGSPPGYVGYNEGGQLTEAVRRRPYTVVLLDEIEKAHPDVLNLLLQLLEDGRLTDAKGRTVDFKNTLIILTSNIGSKVIEKGGGGLGFEFSGVDEAENQYNRIRSLVNEELKQYFRPEFLNRLDEIIVFCQLNKEEVKEIADIMLREVFGRMLEKGISLSVTEKFKDRLVEEGYNPSYGARPLRRAIMRLLEDSLAEEFLSGKLREGDTAVVDIGEEGKVQVLAQEKRELLPQAVD; encoded by the coding sequence GAAAAAATCATTGGCCGTGGCTCGGGTTTTGTCGCCGCTGAGATTCCGTTTACTCCTCGCGCCAAGCGAGTCCTGGAACTCTCACTGGAAGAAGCGCGGCAACTGGGCCACAACTACATCGGCACTGAGCACCTCTTGCTTGGACTGATTCGGGAAGGTGAAGGCGTTGCGGCCCGTGTTCTCGAAAACTTGGGCGTTGATCTTTCAAAAGTACGGACCCAAGTCATCCGCATGCTCGGCGAGACGGCTGAAGTCTCAACGGGTGGCGGTCAAGGTCGCACCAAAACGCCAACCTTGGATGAATTTGGCTCCAATCTGACCCAGCAGGCTGCCGACGGCAAGCTGGATCCGGTGGTGGGTCGCCAAAAAGAAATTGAGCGGGTGATCCAAATTCTCGGCCGCCGCACCAAGAATAACCCTGTGCTGATTGGGGAACCGGGCGTCGGTAAAACTGCGATCGCGGAAGGCTTGGCCCAGCGCATTGCCACCGGCGATATTCCCGACATTCTGGAAGACAAGCGCGTTGTCACCCTTGATATTGGTCTGCTGGTTGCGGGCACCAAGTATCGCGGTGAGTTCGAAGAACGCCTCAAGAAAATCATGGACGAGATCCGCTCGGCGGGGGACGTCATCTTGGTGATTGACGAGGTTCACACCCTGATTGGTGCCGGCGCCGCTGAAGGTGCGATTGATGCGGCCAACATCCTCAAGCCAGCTTTGGCACGGGGTGAGCTGCAGTGCATCGGTGCAACCACACTGGATGAATACCGCAAGCACATCGAGCGCGATGCCGCCCTAGAACGCCGCTTCCAGCCGGTGATGGTCGGTGAGCCCAGCGTCGATGACACGATCGAAATCCTGCGCGGTCTGCGTGAGCGCTACGAGCAGCACCACAAGCTAAAAATTGCCGATGAAGCGTTGGAAGCAGCTGCCAAGCTGGCCGATCGCTACATCAGCGATCGCTTCCTACCCGACAAGGCGATCGACTTAATCGACGAAGCGGGTTCGCGGGTTCGCCTGATGAACTCGCAACTGCCTCCGGCTGCTAAAGAGTTGGATAAAGAGCTGCGTCAAGTCCTTAAGGACAAAGATGACGCCGTTCGCTCCCAGGACTTTGATAAGGCTGGGGAACTGCGCGATCGCGAAATGGAAATCAAAACCCAAATTCGCTCGATCGCTCAAAGCAAGAAGGCCGACGGTACCAGCAGCACGGATGATTCACCGATCGTCACCGAAGAGGACATCGCTCACATCGTTGCCTCTTGGACGGGCGTGCCGGTCAACAAGCTGACCGAGTCGGAATCGACCAAGCTGCTGAACATGGAGGAAACCCTCCACAGCCGCTTGATTGGTCAGGACGAAGCCGTGAAAGCGGTGTCGCGGGCCATCCGTCGTGCACGTGTCGGCCTGAAAAATCCCAACCGTCCGATCGCCAGCTTCATCTTTAGTGGTCCCACCGGCGTCGGTAAGACTGAGCTGACCAAAGCCTTGGCGGCCTACTTCTTCGGCAGCGAAGAAGCCATGATCCGGCTTGATATGTCGGAGTACATGGAGCGCCACACGGTCAGCAAGCTGATCGGTTCGCCTCCAGGCTACGTTGGCTACAACGAAGGCGGCCAACTAACCGAGGCCGTGCGTCGTCGTCCCTATACTGTCGTCTTGCTGGACGAGATCGAGAAAGCCCATCCCGATGTCCTCAACCTGCTCTTGCAGTTGCTCGAGGACGGTCGTCTGACTGATGCCAAAGGTCGGACCGTGGACTTCAAAAACACCCTGATCATTCTGACTTCGAACATTGGCTCGAAGGTGATTGAGAAAGGCGGCGGCGGTCTCGGGTTTGAATTCTCTGGTGTCGATGAGGCTGAAAACCAGTACAACCGCATTCGCTCCCTAGTGAATGAGGAACTGAAGCAATACTTCCGTCCTGAGTTTCTGAACCGTCTCGACGAAATCATCGTCTTCTGTCAGCTCAACAAGGAAGAAGTCAAAGAAATCGCCGACATCATGTTGCGCGAAGTCTTCGGTCGGATGCTCGAGAAAGGCATCAGCCTCTCAGTTACCGAGAAGTTCAAAGACCGCTTGGTGGAAGAGGGCTACAACCCCAGCTACGGGGCTCGTCCCCTCCGTCGGGCAATCATGCGCCTGCTCGAAGATTCCTTGGCGGAGGAGTTCCTCTCCGGCAAACTGCGGGAAGGTGACACCGCCGTCGTTGACATTGGTGAAGAGGGCAAGGTTCAAGTTCTTGCGCAAGAGAAGCGTGAGCTACTGCCTCAAGCCGTTGACTAA